In the genome of Arachis stenosperma cultivar V10309 chromosome 6, arast.V10309.gnm1.PFL2, whole genome shotgun sequence, the window atttaaattagtatattttatatttatcttaataaaaaatattaaaatattaataaaaaaatttaattttttatttttttattatttttatttattttttataattatattttttatattatatattttttaataaaaaaataaaaaaaattaaatttttataatttattttaatttatcattcATGAATTATGCATTAAGATTTTGGACTCAGGAATTGAGCAACTTGAAAGGCAACTTATTAGAACCAGAGTTTCACTTCTcaacatatataattattaagaAATTATGTAGATAATAATATCATATTCATACACTTGTAAATGAAAATTTTGTTAATCAGTATacatattatttgatttgagaCTTCAATTATAGCTGTTACGTTTCAAATGAATCTATATATATGGACATAGTTAAAATGTTCAGAataattttacttaatttacAACTTGATTAGTATTAGTACATGTATTAAATACACATGTTGTTTTGAATGAATATTGAAGCTGATCAAGTTGGTGGTTGAACAATGATGAAAATTCTATTATTGCTATCAATTATAAGTAATGGGCTTAAATTCCACATGTTGAATATAATGAATGATTTGATTATTGTCTTCTTGTTATTATAATgataaataaacaaattaaattaaatcaataTGCATTCTCCTTAAGTTCtagatatatatacatacatacatcatAGGAAGATATAGCACAGCATAATCTATAATGCATCACCACCGTCACGACTCAAAATTTTGGCAAAAGAAACAtatgttaaatatatatttatatttgacAATAATGTTTCAGCACCTTATAATTTCACTCAATCAAGAGGAAAAACAAAACCATCACTTTCATTGTAGAAAAAGAGGGAGAGAAAAgaatagtaaaataatattgatTTGACTAAAGTTCATATATATTTCAAACTAATGTAGAAAGTAGTCATTATATTGCAACAGAAAGAAAGGCACTTTTTTATTCTTTCATATATTTGTCTATCATTTACTAGTAGATTTCTTTTACCTGAAATTACTAATATGGAGCTAAAAGGAGATGATTGAATAAAGAAACATGAGCAATAAAGTCTTGTTTGATTAGGTAAGATCGATTATATGAatcaaataatattattgaatTATATCATGTATTATATCTATTGAAAAACTATTTACATGTAGATATTGTTTGATCACCtcgttaaaaaaaaaactcaagtCAATTGCCATTAAAGAGTTGGAAGAAAATGATAGAATTATAAGTAATTATTGGTATGTAGTCATGTAAATAATTATAggaaaagtatgaggagccaatgaaatatttgtacaatatgTATAATGAAGATTTAAAGAGTactagagatataaccattagtgttacatttttCCATCAATGGAAACTTTTgagatgagtggtatcatgacatggtattagagctCTAAATAGTATAAAAGATGTTCATTTTATAACTCATATAGTTCATTGTACATATTGTACAAATAAACCATTATCTCTCTAGCGGAATCcattattatatactacaaaCAAACGCATAGCATGGAGCTTTtgattttcatgcattaaagtAGTTTGCATCTACATGTTCTAAGAAATTAATACTTCACAAAAGGAcaagatatttataattatgcaATAGCAACTAAATTGCAATGTCAATGTCCCTCGTGCATTGCATAATAAAGATACAATGAACCATAAACAAATATTGGCCAAATATGatttcacaatttaaaaaaaaataatgaagtatGAGTTGTAGAGATATGCTAAGGAGACATTAGATATAACATATCTTTGATTTTTGTCTTGATCAGTATTAGATCATTTAGTAATCAATTATATATCAATCATGctaaatatacataaatatcgattattaaattaactattcatataaaatatattttttaatataaaataaatattaaaaataaattaatattttatacacaaatatataataactaatttagtgtgtaattttttatgcacataatattttttagagaAAAACTCAAAACAACTTCTGACAATTATCtcaaaaaattgttttttttagCACAGGAGCTAATCAGttccaaaaaaaatatcaaGAGTCGAGttaggtgttttttttttcttggaaaCCTCGTTGTCCTTTCGAAATAATTGTCAGGAGTCGGGTGAAATATTcactctattttttattatcatataATTTGATATGGTAGAGTTTATCtcacacatatatatattgatCATAGCCAAGAAAGGAAAGCAAATTGGAAATTCAATTCCACATACTGAATCTTAATATTAAACACCCTTTAACCTTTCCTCTTTTGTTTAGAAGAAAAACATGGAAGCCTCTTCATTGAACATCAAAATTCATAACCATGCTCGTTCTAATAGTTTGCCTTCTAAGCCACACCCTATTATTCTTCAATGCGATGAATACTTAGCCATATTAGGGGGAGGTGGTGCTTCTTCTGATTCCACCACTACCTCCTCTGCTTCATTGCTCACCCAAAAACTAAGTATCCTTCTTGATTTGCACAATTGTGTCCAAAATTTGGTTCAACTACCTCTAACACAAGAAGCATTAGTCCACCAACGCCGCGAAAAATGGGTGGAAGAACTCTTGGAAGGTTCCTTGATGCttctagatgcatgcacaacaACAAAAGATGCTCTACTTCACACAAAAGAGTGCAGCCGCGAGCTTCAATCGATCATCCGGCGAAGAAGGCAAGGCCAAGTTGAGCTAACAATAGAGGTTAAGAAATTCTTGACATCAAGAAAAGTGGTGAGAAAATCAATCTTCAAAGCCTTGGAAAATTTAAAGGGTCATAATGCAAATAAATGCAACCCTTCTATGATCAACAAAGAATATCAAACAGTTAACTTGTTGAAAGAAATTCAAGTTACTAGTTTTGCCATATTCGAGTCCCTTTTGAACTTTATTTCTGGATCTACACAATCGAAACGTGGCGGTTGGCCGTTGGTTTTGAAGCtgatgaacaagaaaaggatgCTATCCAACACAGAGGAGAATAATGAATTTGCAAAAGTAGATGATGCATTGCAGTTCTTTGCATTCAACATGGGAAACATCGATGACttgcagaacaagttactaaGATTGGGGTCATGCATTCAAGATCTTGAAGAAGGACTTGAGTCATTGTTTAGGCGCTTAATCAAAATCAGAGTTGCCCTTCTCAACATTCTTAATCACTAGTTGTTGATCCAACTTAACggcttttgaattttgtaatatattaattaattagcaGCTTGTATACAATTATTGCAGATAATGTATTAACCCTTATTTTTATGATAACGATGAAATTGTTTAACTGATAAGGATGGAATTACAAATTATATAGTTAATTGTGTTCagccaaaataaataaaaaaaaaattgagtaaacttatgatttaatttgaaattaaatgcAAATCATGCAAAACAAAAGAATAAATTTATCCCTCCTTGTTCTGAATTCTTTTCTATATAATATGAGAGAacacttatttttttaatataacaatTTAGTTAAAATGTCATATcaattaagtattttttatataattgctaattgataattagttttttttgtgTTTGTGTTATATACCCAGATACAATAGTGAGAATAGAAGTTTCTATTcctaaagaaagaaaaattccTCCTCTGCCTTTGCACTATAGTAGAAAGAGAGAGTGGAAGGTAGaattagaaaaaagaaagaaggggatATTCATGTAAAGAAAAGTCTGGCCCAAcaactttattaaattttagtcAGTATGTAACTAGCAAATAAAAGTAAGTTATTTGATAAAGTCTCATATCAATCTCACATTATTAAAGTCAACATTGATAATTATTTGAtggctacaaatcacaaaaattgctggtTCCATAGCACTTCTCTTCATGTAATTAATATGCCACCTGGCATTATTAGTGGAAAAACATGAAAAAGGATCAGTCGGAGAATCCTAACTGAATTGAGTGAGTGGAGAGAGGATACCAGTAACGGAGTTGGAGTGGCAGGAGGGACGTTTTGAAAAAAGTTAAGACATAGATTAGGAGAGTTGAGGCTGGCTCTTACACACAGCCcttatcatttttctttattgtTCTTGTATCTTCTTTACTATTTTCTACATCTATATCATTCGTTATCGATGTTATTGTTGTCGTCACTATCACCACCATCTCTTCAtctttctcctccttttttttcatttgatttttttttcctctttccttttctccctcttccatcatcatcattatcattgTGATTTTTGTCATAGACTTGGATTTAGAATCTCTATGTAGTTgtagtattttttatatgatttaagctatattgatgag includes:
- the LOC130936596 gene encoding uncharacterized protein LOC130936596: MEASSLNIKIHNHARSNSLPSKPHPIILQCDEYLAILGGGGASSDSTTTSSASLLTQKLSILLDLHNCVQNLVQLPLTQEALVHQRREKWVEELLEGSLMLLDACTTTKDALLHTKECSRELQSIIRRRRQGQVELTIEVKKFLTSRKVVRKSIFKALENLKGHNANKCNPSMINKEYQTVNLLKEIQVTSFAIFESLLNFISGSTQSKRGGWPLVLKLMNKKRMLSNTEENNEFAKVDDALQFFAFNMGNIDDLQNKLLRLGSCIQDLEEGLESLFRRLIKIRVALLNILNH